A genome region from Equus caballus isolate H_3958 breed thoroughbred chromosome 19, TB-T2T, whole genome shotgun sequence includes the following:
- the LOC111768970 gene encoding palmitoyltransferase ZDHHC19 isoform X5: MLPSLFAAFNVELLLILSGLFFAFPCRWLVQNREWVDPVVTGPLFILTFFSLVSLNVSDPGILHQGSNELGPMMVPVVWVNHRAFRLQWCPRCCFHHLPRTHHCPWCNICVEVLSLCLFSGAMLVTVLMFPVYRTQLPFSMDEIVANLVAVPAAGFLEPLFVLLLIKARSVSAAERCHEGKHYSQWLRRGSNPSAH; this comes from the exons ATGCTCCCGAGCCTGTTCGCTGCCTTCAATGTCGAGCTGCTGCTCATCCTCAGTGGCCTCTTCTTCGCATTCCC TTGCAGATGGCTGGTCCAGAACAGGGAGTGGGTCGATCCCGTTGTCACAGGCCCCCTCTTCATCCTGACTTTCTTCAGTCTCGTTTCCCTCAATGTGTCAGACCCTGGCATCTTGCATCAAG GCTCCAACGAACTGGGCCCCATGATGGTGCCTGTGGTGTGGGTGAACCACAGGGCCTTCCGCCTGCAGTGGTGCCCAAGGTGCTGCTTCCACCACCTGCCCCGGACCCACCACTGCCCATGGTGCAACATTTGCGTGGAG GTCCTGTCGCTATGCCTGTTCTCGGGCGCCATGCTGGTCACCGTCCTGATGTTCCCAGTGTACAGGACTCAGCTTCCCTTCTCTATGGACGAGATCGTCGC CAACCTCGTGGCCGTACCCGCCGCCGGCTTCCTGGAGCCTCTCTTCGTGCTGCTGCTCATCAAGGCCAGGTCGGTGAGCGCGGCCGAGCGCTGCCACGAGGGCAAG